The window AAAATCCAAGTTATTGTTGCCTGATATCCGATTGTAGTTCCTATAAATGTGGTAATTGGAAGCCCAATAATACTTCCTATTGAAATACCAAGCAAAATCAAGGTAATATATGATTGTTTTTCACCTTCAGGAGCAATTTCTTCTGTAAATGTAAGTGCAATAGCTACAAAAGCAGGATATGCGATTGCAGGTATTATTCTTAATATTAATGCAATATAAAAATTGTGAACGAATATGCTTATGAAATTGCATATTGAAAATATTCCTAAAATAAACATGAATGTATGTTTCCTTTCATATTTTGAGAATACAAGTGGTATGAACAGTCCACAGATTGCAATTGTGAATGTAAATGAACTAATGAAAAGTCCGACAATCGCTATTGAAATGTTGAAGTATTGTGATATCTCACCTACAATACCTACAAGGCTTAATGGTGTATTAATTGCAAGAGTTGATATCATTAAAATGTATACGAGTATTTTAGGATTGATTTTCATTGAGTGTTCTCCTAATTTTTGATAAATAATATTTTGAATAGATTAAAGCTATTAATGAAGCAGCAAGGCATCCTACAATTATACCTAAATACACTCCAAATTCGCCCATATTCAATGTGTATGTGAATAAATAAATGAATATTATTTCTACAAATAATGTTCTGCCGAAGGTTATCATTAATGATGTTAATCCTTTTCCTATTCCCTGAAACATTGATGTTGCATTGTTTCCCCACACATATACTACTGCAAATAAGTTAAATATTTGGATAACGCTGGCTATTTTAGGTTCAAGTGAAGCGCTTTGTGCAGTATATGAGAAT is drawn from Methanobrevibacter sp. and contains these coding sequences:
- a CDS encoding MATE family efflux transporter, translating into MTLTTVGGTVAVACYASALKVNHMTLIPLQGISTALLTVAGASFGACDYDKLKTAFNYSNNMGLIISIILVAITIALAPEIARLFSYTAQSASLEPKIASVIQIFNLFAVVYVWGNNATSMFQGIGKGLTSLMITFGRTLFVEIIFIYLFTYTLNMGEFGVYLGIIVGCLAASLIALIYSKYYLSKIRRTLNENQS